The Mycoplasma sp. 1654_15 genome contains a region encoding:
- the proS gene encoding proline--tRNA ligase translates to MKKLEKITPWNEDFAKWYVDVIKQAEFMEYGPIKGTIYFKPNSFALWEKIQENLNKYFKQHNVKNVYFPLLIPQSFINKEKEHVKGFAPELLTITHAGEKKLAEELYVRPTSEVLFADCFKKELANNNQLPLIYNQWTSVLRWEKNTNPFLRTTEFLWQEGHTVHTNAEEAQKLARTMIEVYKDFIENYLAIPVIVGNKTERERFAGAVETYTVEAMMKDGKALQSGTSHYLGQNFSKSFDIIFKNTNNEFENPYQTSWGVSTRLIGGLIMTHGDDRGVIIPPKIAPVQIDILVLFSNKNPIVSKTAQQIFEKLRTKFTPRIDASDNQPGYKASRSEVLGTPLRIEVGPRDLEKNQVTLVRRDTLEKYQVDVEKVFEKVEFLLDDIQNNLYNQAKTRLVNNLDTALNYEEFKSKIAQNKFVIIPFEANEEIEEQIQAETGATTRCIPINLEIVNELKKINNKCFFTNKTTNRFVIFAKAY, encoded by the coding sequence ATGAAAAAATTAGAAAAAATAACTCCTTGAAATGAAGATTTTGCAAAGTGATATGTAGATGTAATTAAACAAGCTGAATTTATGGAATATGGACCAATCAAAGGAACTATATATTTTAAACCCAATTCTTTTGCTCTTTGAGAAAAAATTCAAGAAAATTTAAATAAATATTTTAAACAACATAATGTAAAAAATGTTTATTTCCCACTATTAATTCCACAAAGTTTTATAAACAAAGAAAAAGAACACGTTAAAGGTTTTGCGCCAGAATTATTAACCATTACTCACGCTGGTGAAAAGAAATTAGCAGAAGAACTTTATGTTCGTCCTACATCTGAAGTTCTCTTTGCAGATTGCTTTAAAAAAGAATTAGCTAATAATAATCAATTACCTTTAATTTATAACCAGTGGACTTCAGTTTTAAGATGAGAAAAAAACACAAATCCATTTTTAAGAACTACTGAATTTTTATGGCAAGAAGGACACACAGTTCACACCAATGCTGAAGAAGCTCAAAAATTAGCTAGAACTATGATTGAAGTTTATAAAGACTTTATAGAAAATTATCTAGCAATCCCAGTTATAGTTGGAAACAAAACAGAAAGAGAACGTTTTGCAGGAGCTGTAGAAACTTATACCGTTGAAGCTATGATGAAAGACGGAAAGGCTTTACAAAGTGGAACTTCACATTATTTAGGTCAAAATTTTTCCAAAAGCTTTGACATTATTTTTAAAAACACTAATAATGAGTTTGAAAATCCATATCAAACTTCTTGAGGAGTTTCTACAAGATTAATTGGTGGATTGATAATGACACACGGAGATGATAGAGGTGTAATTATTCCACCTAAAATTGCTCCAGTTCAAATCGACATTTTAGTGCTTTTTTCAAACAAAAATCCTATAGTTTCAAAGACAGCTCAACAAATTTTTGAGAAATTAAGAACAAAATTTACACCAAGAATTGATGCCTCAGATAATCAACCAGGTTATAAAGCATCTAGATCTGAAGTTTTAGGAACTCCATTGAGAATAGAAGTAGGTCCAAGAGATTTAGAAAAAAATCAAGTAACTTTAGTTAGACGTGATACTTTAGAAAAATATCAAGTAGATGTTGAAAAAGTGTTTGAAAAAGTAGAATTTTTGCTCGATGATATACAAAATAATTTATATAATCAAGCAAAAACAAGGTTAGTTAATAATCTTGACACCGCTTTAAATTATGAAGAATTTAAAAGCAAAATAGCACAAAATAAATTTGTTATTATTCCTTTTGAAGCAAATGAAGAAATCGAAGAACAAATACAAGCAGAAACAGGAGCTACAACACGTTGTATACCTATTAATTTAGAAATAGTTAATGAACTAAAAAAGATTAACAATAAATGTTTCTTTACTAACAAAACAACAAATAGATTTGTAATCTTCGCAAAAGCTTATTAA
- a CDS encoding thioredoxin family protein, translated as MSTKIKETTKSGIFPAITNDKQALVVFHQKNCGACIMLEPVLEKLVEKKDVVVYKVDIHNDMEYTREVGIQGTPTILVYEFGKLVNTLVGYRSLDQLLKAL; from the coding sequence ATGTCAACAAAAATTAAAGAAACTACAAAATCTGGAATTTTCCCAGCAATAACAAACGATAAACAAGCACTAGTTGTATTTCACCAAAAAAATTGCGGAGCTTGCATTATGCTAGAACCTGTTTTAGAAAAACTAGTTGAAAAAAAAGATGTAGTAGTTTATAAAGTAGATATTCACAATGATATGGAATACACACGTGAAGTAGGTATTCAAGGAACACCAACTATTTTAGTTTACGAATTTGGAAAATTAGTAAATACATTAGTTGGATATAGAAGTTTAGATCAACTTTTAAAAGCTTTATAA
- a CDS encoding IS3 family transposase: MFWWKYKSYKGTVGKIADNILNRNFVATQPNQKWTTDVTEFSGSFGKAYLSPILDMFNGEVIAWDLSTSANNQQIRKMLQKAFSKHKNLEGLIFHSDQGWQYQHRQFSEKLKQKGIIQSMSRKGNCLDNSVIESFFGTLKRECFYGHEKEFLTFKQLHKAIANYIYYYNHKRIKDKIKWMSPIKFRETFISNYN; this comes from the coding sequence TTGTTCTGATGAAAATACAAATCTTACAAAGGAACTGTAGGCAAAATTGCAGACAATATTTTAAATAGAAATTTTGTCGCAACTCAACCAAATCAAAAATGAACTACAGATGTAACTGAATTTAGCGGTTCATTTGGAAAAGCATATTTATCACCAATTTTAGATATGTTTAATGGTGAAGTTATTGCTTGAGATTTGTCTACAAGCGCTAACAACCAACAAATTAGAAAAATGCTTCAAAAAGCTTTTTCCAAACACAAAAATCTTGAAGGTTTAATTTTTCACAGTGATCAAGGTTGACAGTATCAACATAGACAATTTTCAGAAAAATTAAAACAAAAAGGAATAATTCAGTCCATGTCTCGAAAAGGAAATTGTTTAGATAATAGCGTTATTGAATCGTTTTTTGGAACATTAAAAAGAGAATGTTTTTATGGTCACGAAAAAGAATTTTTAACTTTTAAACAACTTCACAAAGCAATTGCAAATTATATTTATTATTACAATCACAAACGAATTAAAGACAAAATAAAATGAATGTCTCCCATTAAATTTAGAGAAACATTCATTTCAAATTATAATTAA
- a CDS encoding IS3 family transposase, translating into MKSKILNDKRSKVSKNLNSKDQSNSLTSVYEELKLLKEELKHFKKEKKNFEKEIKLLKKENEVLKKWKALVEIFDSNQPRQEKIKNIYNRVKADKNLRLTQVLKEFSIPISTFYYELKKEDFDKKNEEIISQMKLIFDENKARYGKRRIKAELNNRGYKIGLKKVRRLMEKFDLKAICSDENTNLTKEL; encoded by the coding sequence ATGAAATCAAAAATTCTTAATGATAAACGTTCAAAAGTTTCAAAAAATTTAAATAGTAAAGATCAATCTAATTCTCTAACATCTGTATATGAAGAACTCAAACTTCTTAAAGAAGAACTCAAACATTTTAAAAAAGAGAAAAAAAACTTTGAAAAAGAAATTAAACTTTTAAAAAAGGAAAATGAAGTACTAAAAAAGTGAAAAGCCTTGGTAGAGATCTTTGACTCAAATCAACCAAGGCAAGAAAAAATAAAAAACATTTATAATAGAGTAAAAGCTGACAAAAATCTTCGCTTAACTCAAGTATTAAAAGAGTTTTCTATTCCTATATCTACTTTTTATTATGAACTCAAAAAAGAAGATTTTGACAAGAAAAATGAAGAAATTATAAGCCAAATGAAGCTTATTTTTGATGAAAATAAAGCAAGATATGGAAAAAGAAGAATAAAAGCTGAACTTAATAATAGAGGCTATAAAATTGGACTTAAAAAAGTTCGCAGATTAATGGAAAAATTCGATCTCAAAGCAATTTGTTCTGATGAAAATACAAATCTTACAAAGGAACTGTAG
- the eno gene encoding phosphopyruvate hydratase, which translates to MSKISKIKAREVLDSRGNPTVQVEVWTEAGGFGSAIVPSGASTGTREALELRDSGTAYEKNWFGGKGVQTAVDNINKKIAITLQGHCVLNQRKLDKMMIQLDNTENKSALGANAILGVSLAVAKAAADELKIPLYRYLGGANAHQLPVPMLNVINGGEHASNTLDFQEFMIMPLGAKTFKEALQVANKIFHTLAKLLKKAGHGTQVGDEGGFAPNLRSHEEALDFLVEAIKEAGFTPAKEGENAVAIAIDAAASELYHNGVYTFKKLKKAIEEKREGFEGSRVQFTTEEMIQYFGHLFHKYPIISVEDGLAESDWDGFVEFTKQFGKTHQIVGDDLTVTNAKILEQAIEKKAINSILIKLNQIGTVSETLDTIELAHKAGFTSVISHRSGESEDTTIADLAVAVNAGQIKTGSLSRTDRIAKYNRLLAIEEAIQSTAEYKGEKVFFNIKK; encoded by the coding sequence ATGTCAAAAATTTCAAAAATTAAAGCCAGAGAAGTTTTAGATTCAAGAGGTAATCCAACTGTTCAAGTTGAAGTTTGAACTGAAGCTGGAGGATTTGGTAGTGCTATCGTTCCTTCTGGAGCATCAACAGGTACTAGAGAAGCTTTAGAACTAAGAGATTCAGGAACAGCTTATGAAAAAAACTGATTTGGTGGAAAAGGTGTACAAACTGCCGTTGATAACATTAATAAAAAAATAGCAATAACTCTTCAAGGACACTGTGTTTTAAATCAAAGAAAACTAGACAAAATGATGATTCAATTAGATAACACAGAAAATAAATCAGCTTTAGGTGCTAATGCGATTTTAGGTGTATCTTTAGCAGTAGCAAAAGCTGCGGCTGATGAACTTAAAATTCCATTATATCGTTATTTAGGAGGGGCAAATGCTCATCAATTACCAGTTCCTATGTTGAACGTTATAAATGGTGGAGAACATGCATCAAATACACTAGACTTTCAAGAATTTATGATAATGCCACTAGGAGCAAAAACCTTCAAGGAAGCTTTACAAGTAGCTAATAAAATTTTCCACACTTTAGCTAAATTACTTAAAAAAGCTGGGCATGGAACACAAGTAGGAGATGAAGGAGGATTTGCACCAAATTTAAGATCTCATGAAGAAGCTTTAGACTTTTTAGTAGAAGCTATCAAAGAAGCAGGATTTACACCAGCAAAAGAAGGTGAAAATGCTGTGGCTATAGCAATAGATGCAGCTGCTTCTGAACTTTATCACAATGGAGTTTATACATTTAAAAAACTTAAAAAAGCTATTGAAGAAAAAAGAGAAGGATTTGAAGGATCAAGGGTTCAATTTACCACTGAAGAAATGATTCAATACTTTGGACACTTATTCCACAAATATCCAATAATTTCTGTTGAAGATGGTCTGGCTGAAAGTGACTGAGATGGTTTTGTTGAATTTACTAAACAATTTGGTAAAACACACCAAATAGTAGGAGATGATTTAACAGTTACAAATGCTAAAATTCTTGAACAAGCTATCGAGAAAAAAGCTATAAATTCTATATTAATTAAACTAAACCAAATTGGAACTGTTTCTGAAACATTAGACACAATCGAGTTAGCTCACAAAGCAGGATTTACTTCAGTAATTTCTCACCGTTCAGGTGAATCTGAAGATACAACAATTGCGGATTTAGCTGTTGCTGTAAATGCAGGTCAAATTAAAACTGGTTCACTTTCTAGAACAGATAGAATTGCAAAATACAACAGATTATTAGCAATTGAGGAAGCAATTCAATCTACTGCAGAATACAAAGGTGAAAAAGTTTTTTTCAACATTAAAAAATAA